One Aquisediminimonas profunda genomic region harbors:
- a CDS encoding zinc-dependent alcohol dehydrogenase family protein — MRQLMISANYNLDDLHLAEKEEPPMPGPGQVLVRMSAVSLNFRDIMVATGHDRWRPPVGRVPGSDGVGRVLAVGQGVTRFDVGDSVLTTILPNWIRGPLTEAKRNGGLGGPAADGILAELVLLSAEGLVRAPRHLDDVHAATLPTAGLTAWHALTRAGALRSDATILVEGTGGVSLFALQLAVAAGARVIATSGSNAKFDKLRTMGASSVINYRDTPDWADAVLALTDQKGVDLSIDIGGASSLDNSIRATAMNGTVSIVGLVDGLDATINLAEIFQKNLRLDGIETGSRSMLEAMIEWIEKRGVVPTVDRVFPLEDSAAAFKYLQSGAHMGKVCITL, encoded by the coding sequence ATGCGTCAGCTCATGATTTCGGCAAACTACAACCTCGATGACCTGCATCTCGCCGAGAAGGAAGAGCCACCAATGCCTGGGCCCGGTCAGGTCCTGGTGCGAATGAGCGCGGTCTCACTGAATTTCAGGGATATCATGGTGGCCACCGGCCACGACAGGTGGCGCCCGCCAGTTGGCCGCGTACCGGGATCAGACGGTGTCGGGCGGGTTTTGGCAGTCGGACAGGGTGTAACCCGGTTCGATGTCGGCGACAGCGTCCTGACCACAATCCTGCCAAATTGGATCCGCGGACCGTTGACCGAGGCGAAAAGAAATGGAGGACTGGGCGGTCCGGCTGCTGACGGCATTCTTGCCGAACTTGTTCTATTAAGCGCCGAAGGTCTTGTCCGCGCGCCGCGCCATCTTGACGATGTGCACGCAGCGACCCTTCCGACGGCGGGATTGACTGCATGGCATGCACTGACGCGTGCCGGCGCCTTGCGATCCGACGCGACCATATTGGTCGAGGGCACTGGCGGTGTTTCGCTATTTGCGCTGCAGCTCGCGGTTGCGGCTGGGGCACGGGTTATTGCGACATCGGGCAGCAACGCAAAATTCGATAAGTTGCGCACAATGGGGGCGTCGTCGGTTATCAACTATCGTGATACGCCAGACTGGGCAGATGCCGTGCTTGCGCTTACTGACCAAAAGGGAGTGGATCTTTCCATCGATATTGGGGGTGCGTCGAGCCTGGACAACTCAATTCGCGCGACGGCAATGAACGGGACCGTCAGCATTGTAGGTCTAGTGGATGGCCTTGACGCAACGATCAACCTCGCCGAGATCTTCCAAAAAAATCTGCGCCTCGACGGCATTGAGACGGGATCACGTTCCATGCTCGAGGCGATGATTGAATGGATCGAGAAAAGGGGCGTCGTGCCAACCGTCGACCGTGTTTTTCCGCTCGAAGACAGTGCGGCTGCCTTCAAATATCTCCAGTCCGGGGCGCATATGGGCAAGGTATGTATCACGCTATAG
- a CDS encoding Lrp/AsnC family transcriptional regulator: MDRLDQKIIAALASHARISLKDLAAAVGLASPSAAERLKRLEERGVITGYTVVAAPDLLGFPLQAIVRINPLPGLLKEVERLVEATPQIVECDRVTGEDCFVARVFCKSMDDLDLVLEPFHDRARTNTSIVKGQSVKRRLPPFA; the protein is encoded by the coding sequence TTGGATCGTCTCGACCAAAAGATAATTGCGGCGCTGGCGAGTCACGCCAGAATCTCACTCAAAGATCTGGCCGCGGCAGTCGGACTGGCTTCACCGAGCGCTGCAGAGCGTCTGAAACGGCTTGAAGAGCGCGGTGTGATTACCGGTTACACCGTGGTCGCTGCACCGGACCTGCTGGGTTTTCCATTGCAGGCAATCGTTCGGATCAACCCGTTGCCGGGTCTGTTGAAGGAGGTGGAGCGTCTCGTCGAGGCGACGCCGCAGATCGTGGAATGTGACCGCGTTACCGGAGAGGACTGTTTTGTCGCTCGGGTGTTCTGCAAATCGATGGACGACCTGGATCTCGTCCTTGAGCCATTCCACGACCGAGCTCGCACCAACACTTCGATCGTAAAAGGGCAGTCCGTCAAGCGGCGTTTGCCTCCTTTCGCCTGA
- a CDS encoding LysE family translocator: MNFSHDLADDFSFFKEVTTDERAAHLQLVERTAMEQFFIILGIIWLAVISPGADFALVSRVSSIQGRRAGIIVAFGIAIACWFHIAYAVFGLAMVEHWIPNFLDFIKIAGAGYLIYLGVSTAIAPPLTLSADTLEAGGGQAGTLFRGILTNALNPKTSIFVVSLYAQAMGPNTPVSTKLGYGFAISISHLIWFGGVSIFLSRPAIRKLVMTHQQTVNGVIGCILVLFGLLLSTADLSTNA, encoded by the coding sequence GTGAATTTTTCTCACGATTTAGCAGATGATTTTTCGTTTTTCAAAGAGGTCACAACCGACGAGAGGGCGGCGCACCTTCAATTGGTCGAGCGCACTGCCATGGAACAGTTTTTCATAATTCTGGGGATAATCTGGCTTGCAGTAATTAGTCCTGGAGCCGACTTTGCGTTGGTCTCGCGCGTTAGCTCCATACAAGGGCGTCGCGCGGGCATAATCGTTGCATTTGGCATTGCAATCGCTTGTTGGTTTCATATTGCCTACGCCGTTTTCGGCCTGGCAATGGTCGAGCATTGGATTCCAAACTTCCTCGATTTCATCAAAATCGCTGGCGCGGGTTACCTAATCTATCTTGGGGTCAGTACAGCCATTGCACCCCCCCTGACATTGAGCGCGGATACCTTAGAGGCGGGTGGCGGTCAGGCTGGAACTCTATTTCGCGGAATACTCACAAACGCACTTAACCCAAAGACATCTATATTCGTTGTGAGTCTATATGCTCAGGCAATGGGCCCAAACACGCCAGTCAGCACAAAGCTGGGCTATGGTTTTGCGATCTCTATCTCGCACCTGATTTGGTTCGGAGGCGTCTCCATTTTTCTCTCTCGACCAGCGATCAGGAAGTTGGTCATGACCCATCAGCAAACGGTGAATGGAGTGATAGGGTGCATTTTAGTTCTATTCGGTTTGCTACTGTCAACAGCGGACCTGAGCACGAACGCTTAG
- a CDS encoding LysR family transcriptional regulator: MPSKRLPNLGSLRVFEAAARKRSFVAAAVELNVTHGAISKQVQALERELGTKLFERRNRGIFLTPQGHWLAGRLAIVFGELSRTMDTFLANASTAAPLTVSCESTLCLRFLIPALTSLKHETDLDIRVFAAGGPIDFRPGYVDVAVRRDDFEIPPGVRATWLADEWMGPVMNPLIVNKGVQTIPRLHSESRPNAWGNWELTTGIKYAGTDILYEHFFLAIQAAEAGQGIALASIHMVANELEAGRLIAPNGFTRDGSNYVALRPAGTDDERVDAFLDWFQLRLGSNVKDGLCHSNSTTP, encoded by the coding sequence ATGCCTTCAAAGCGTTTACCCAATCTTGGTTCGCTCCGCGTCTTCGAGGCAGCCGCGCGAAAGAGGAGTTTTGTCGCCGCTGCGGTTGAACTAAATGTGACGCATGGTGCGATTTCCAAACAAGTCCAAGCGCTAGAGCGCGAGCTTGGCACCAAACTGTTTGAGCGCCGTAATCGCGGCATTTTTCTGACACCCCAAGGACATTGGTTAGCGGGGCGGTTGGCCATTGTGTTTGGCGAACTTAGTCGAACTATGGACACATTCCTCGCCAACGCATCGACTGCTGCACCGCTAACGGTGTCCTGCGAGTCAACTCTGTGCCTTCGATTTTTGATACCCGCATTGACGTCCCTCAAGCACGAAACAGACTTGGATATCCGAGTATTTGCTGCAGGGGGTCCAATTGATTTTCGTCCGGGATATGTCGACGTAGCCGTAAGACGGGACGACTTCGAAATTCCGCCCGGGGTTCGGGCGACATGGTTGGCCGATGAATGGATGGGGCCCGTTATGAACCCATTGATTGTGAACAAAGGTGTGCAAACTATTCCCCGCCTGCACAGCGAAAGCAGACCGAATGCCTGGGGTAACTGGGAATTGACCACAGGAATCAAATATGCGGGCACTGATATTCTGTATGAACATTTCTTTCTTGCGATCCAGGCCGCCGAAGCCGGACAGGGTATAGCTTTGGCCTCTATCCATATGGTAGCCAATGAGCTGGAAGCAGGCAGGCTAATTGCACCAAACGGATTTACACGCGATGGCAGCAATTATGTTGCATTACGACCGGCTGGTACTGACGATGAAAGAGTGGATGCGTTTTTGGACTGGTTTCAATTGCGCTTGGGTTCGAATGTCAAAGATGGACTATGTCATAGCAACTCCACCACGCCTTAA
- a CDS encoding FAD-dependent oxidoreductase yields MKVESPLEACARANGKGAAELFRRLKNPYFLGDEPALTQTLGWIDGWTSRASEYAVAAETASDVAAAVNFARRHGIRPVVKGGGHSYFGNSNAEGSLLIWTRGMRSVVMHDHFVPFGASLPSKGVEAVSIGAGAIWGDVYRKVAAEGGRYVQGGGCLTVGVAGFVQGGGFGSFSKTFGTGAANLLEAEVVTADGKIRIANAHSEPELFYALKGGGGGTFGIVTRLTLKTYPLPDSISAILFSVQAKSDAAWSALVARTIDFYAEALFVPEWGEQLNFRPGRKLTISMLCHGLTAEQIKVVWAPFISWIADRSGDYELGGEPFVLSVPARRFWDPSFLKSMPGIVLNDDRPGAPQDNLFWATNQGEAGQIIHAYQSCWLPSRLLRSDRRSALVEALVEASSKWSVGLHTNKGLAGGTAEALRLARQTATNPEVLDAFALLICAAEGPPAWPGIPGHEPDLGTGRVEAERVSAAMAPIKNLVPNAGSYVSEADYFGSHWQAAYWGGNFPRLLAAKKRYDPTNLFRGHHCIGQPETMGQPDLGSFT; encoded by the coding sequence TTGAAAGTTGAGTCGCCGCTCGAAGCGTGCGCGCGAGCCAACGGCAAAGGTGCTGCCGAACTGTTTCGACGTTTAAAGAATCCCTATTTTTTGGGGGATGAGCCTGCACTGACCCAGACTCTTGGTTGGATCGATGGATGGACCAGCCGGGCCAGCGAATATGCTGTTGCCGCCGAAACCGCTTCAGACGTGGCGGCAGCCGTGAATTTTGCCCGGCGTCATGGCATTCGTCCTGTCGTCAAAGGCGGTGGGCACAGCTATTTTGGCAATTCGAATGCCGAAGGATCTCTGCTGATCTGGACCCGGGGCATGCGCTCTGTCGTCATGCACGATCATTTTGTTCCCTTTGGGGCATCGCTGCCTTCCAAAGGCGTTGAAGCGGTCTCGATAGGCGCTGGGGCAATTTGGGGAGATGTTTACCGGAAGGTCGCGGCTGAGGGCGGCAGATATGTTCAAGGCGGTGGATGCCTGACCGTCGGGGTCGCAGGCTTCGTTCAGGGCGGAGGCTTTGGCAGTTTTTCAAAAACTTTCGGCACCGGAGCCGCGAATCTGCTCGAAGCGGAAGTCGTCACCGCTGACGGAAAAATAAGAATCGCAAACGCTCATAGCGAGCCGGAGTTGTTCTATGCCCTAAAAGGGGGCGGCGGCGGAACCTTTGGTATTGTGACGCGCCTGACACTCAAGACCTACCCATTGCCAGACTCGATTAGTGCCATTTTGTTTTCAGTCCAGGCAAAGTCAGATGCGGCCTGGTCTGCGCTGGTTGCAAGAACTATCGATTTTTACGCCGAGGCCTTGTTTGTTCCCGAATGGGGCGAACAGCTGAACTTCCGCCCGGGTCGCAAGTTGACCATCTCGATGCTTTGCCACGGGCTGACAGCCGAACAGATCAAGGTGGTATGGGCTCCTTTCATTTCATGGATTGCTGATCGTTCAGGAGATTATGAGCTAGGGGGCGAGCCCTTCGTGCTGTCTGTGCCAGCGCGTCGCTTCTGGGACCCGTCATTCCTCAAATCTATGCCCGGCATTGTCCTGAACGACGACCGGCCAGGTGCGCCACAGGACAATCTGTTCTGGGCGACAAATCAGGGCGAAGCTGGGCAGATTATTCATGCTTATCAGTCATGCTGGTTGCCATCGAGACTATTGAGATCGGATCGCCGAAGTGCGCTTGTCGAGGCTCTTGTCGAGGCGTCATCAAAATGGTCGGTTGGCCTGCACACAAACAAAGGCCTAGCCGGCGGAACTGCCGAGGCACTCAGGTTGGCGCGCCAGACAGCGACAAATCCGGAAGTGCTCGATGCGTTTGCACTTCTCATCTGTGCTGCGGAAGGTCCGCCCGCTTGGCCAGGAATTCCCGGCCATGAGCCAGATCTAGGCACAGGTCGCGTAGAAGCGGAGCGCGTTTCTGCGGCAATGGCTCCGATCAAAAACCTCGTGCCCAATGCTGGAAGCTATGTTTCGGAGGCCGACTATTTCGGATCACACTGGCAGGCAGCATATTGGGGTGGAAATTTTCCTCGGCTACTCGCGGCCAAAAAGCGCTATGATCCTACGAACCTTTTTCGGGGGCATCATTGTATTGGTCAGCCTGAAACCATGGGTCAACCTGACTTGGGCTCGTTCACATGA
- a CDS encoding TlpA family protein disulfide reductase, with translation MLVFLLTAAPSSGRSAEVSGPLAGLAIPMPSVVMFWAAWCAPCRAEIAVWPDLQRAAGPLPVHVVALDTPIEQSRALLKALPADRVHHGRGSSVSMLAAWSNRASGLPFAVVFDLQGRICASQNGGLTVERLATMRRRCAITSPAAAPRRLDRSQSDNHDKGGN, from the coding sequence TTGCTGGTTTTTTTGCTGACTGCCGCGCCGTCGAGCGGTCGCAGCGCCGAAGTCTCCGGTCCACTCGCCGGTCTAGCGATCCCCATGCCTTCTGTCGTTATGTTCTGGGCGGCCTGGTGTGCGCCATGCCGTGCAGAAATTGCCGTCTGGCCCGACCTTCAACGTGCTGCCGGTCCGTTGCCGGTCCATGTCGTTGCGCTCGATACCCCGATCGAACAGTCGCGTGCCCTGCTGAAAGCTCTGCCCGCTGATCGCGTTCATCATGGGCGAGGCTCTTCGGTCTCAATGCTTGCTGCCTGGTCCAACCGCGCCTCGGGATTACCCTTCGCGGTGGTGTTCGACCTGCAGGGGCGGATTTGCGCAAGCCAGAATGGCGGCCTTACCGTCGAACGCCTCGCCACGATGCGTCGCCGCTGCGCTATTACTTCGCCAGCAGCGGCTCCGCGCCGCCTCGATCGATCTCAATCGGATAACCACGATAAGGGCGGAAATTGA
- a CDS encoding homocysteine S-methyltransferase family protein gives MAGFPLQRNGTFYLTEGGQETEIMYRHGHELPEFAMYPLLDNPAAVADLKAMYSRVLDIAAEYGFIAMISGLDYRASPDWGEKLGYSRSGLADALEASIAFLREVARPYQDQIDQILIGGAVGPRGDAYSLNRTITADEAEDYHSFQLEVLKRVGVDFAGAMTFNNVPEAIGVSRAAARVGLPLSLGFVLDSNNRLKSGPSLCEAVEAVDAETGDAMPDFYGINCSHPLEFEPALTPGDWILRLRSLRPNASARDKMDLCKIGHLEEGDPVDLGRRMGSLAQRYPHLDIFGGCCGTWDKHLKEIAANVRSAAH, from the coding sequence ATGGCTGGATTCCCTCTGCAACGGAATGGGACCTTCTACCTAACCGAAGGTGGGCAGGAAACCGAAATCATGTATCGCCACGGGCACGAATTGCCCGAGTTTGCAATGTATCCGCTGCTCGACAATCCGGCTGCGGTTGCCGACTTGAAGGCTATGTATTCCCGCGTGCTCGACATCGCCGCCGAGTATGGTTTTATCGCAATGATCAGCGGCCTTGACTATCGCGCAAGCCCCGATTGGGGCGAAAAGCTCGGCTACTCTCGCAGCGGTCTAGCTGATGCGCTCGAAGCGTCGATTGCCTTTTTGCGCGAGGTGGCTAGGCCCTATCAAGATCAGATCGATCAAATCCTGATCGGTGGCGCTGTTGGCCCGCGCGGCGACGCCTACTCCCTCAACCGCACGATCACGGCGGATGAAGCCGAAGATTATCACAGCTTCCAGCTGGAGGTCTTGAAGCGCGTTGGCGTGGATTTTGCGGGCGCCATGACGTTCAACAATGTACCCGAAGCAATCGGCGTCAGCCGGGCTGCAGCTCGGGTTGGACTGCCCCTCAGCCTCGGCTTTGTGCTCGACAGCAACAATCGACTCAAATCGGGTCCAAGCCTTTGCGAAGCGGTGGAAGCCGTGGATGCAGAAACTGGCGACGCCATGCCGGACTTTTACGGCATTAACTGCTCGCATCCACTCGAGTTCGAGCCCGCGCTCACGCCCGGCGATTGGATTCTGCGACTTCGCAGTTTGCGTCCCAACGCCAGCGCCAGAGACAAGATGGATTTGTGCAAGATCGGCCATCTCGAGGAGGGCGATCCGGTTGATCTGGGGCGGCGCATGGGGTCACTAGCGCAGCGTTATCCTCATCTCGACATCTTCGGTGGCTGCTGTGGAACTTGGGACAAGCACCTGAAAGAAATCGCCGCAAACGTTCGCAGTGCTGCGCACTAG
- a CDS encoding IS110 family transposase codes for MSEVTTIGLDIAKTVFHAHGADASGRAQFSRKISRGKLLQFFAMQPRCTVALEACGGAHHWARELTRLGHEAKLIPPAYVKPFVKRNKNDAADAEAICEAAQRPSMRFVAIKSEEQQASGLVFRTRDLLVRQRTQLINAIRGHLTEYGWVAPKGPSHVAMLGALLEDELGASIPPAAKTMFRTLLDLLEVLNDRIGDLDKEIARRAREDETARRLMTIPGVGPITATAISALAPPAETFAKGRGFAAWLGLAPRQHSTGGKQKLGSISKMGERTLRHLLIIGSSAVVLQASKRGAPQGSWLEQMMARKPRMLVTVALANKTARIIWALLVRHEDYKAPVAAAA; via the coding sequence GTGTCAGAAGTTACCACAATCGGTCTGGATATTGCGAAGACTGTTTTTCACGCCCATGGCGCGGATGCGAGCGGGCGAGCTCAGTTCAGTCGGAAGATCAGTCGCGGTAAATTGCTTCAGTTCTTTGCGATGCAACCCCGTTGCACAGTTGCGCTGGAGGCCTGCGGAGGCGCGCATCACTGGGCGCGCGAGCTCACGCGGCTGGGGCATGAGGCAAAGCTGATCCCGCCTGCCTATGTGAAGCCGTTCGTGAAGCGGAACAAGAACGATGCAGCCGATGCCGAGGCGATCTGCGAGGCAGCCCAGCGCCCGAGCATGCGGTTTGTTGCGATCAAGAGCGAGGAGCAACAGGCATCGGGTCTCGTGTTCCGGACCCGCGACCTTCTCGTGCGGCAGCGTACCCAGTTAATCAACGCGATCCGGGGACATCTCACCGAGTATGGCTGGGTGGCGCCCAAGGGCCCCTCACATGTGGCGATGCTCGGTGCTTTACTCGAAGACGAACTGGGCGCGTCGATCCCGCCAGCAGCCAAGACGATGTTCCGCACCCTGCTCGACCTGCTGGAGGTGCTCAATGACAGGATCGGCGATCTCGACAAGGAGATCGCGCGTCGGGCACGCGAGGATGAGACCGCAAGGCGGCTGATGACGATCCCGGGCGTGGGGCCAATAACCGCAACCGCGATCTCCGCGCTGGCGCCGCCGGCCGAGACCTTTGCCAAAGGCCGCGGCTTTGCGGCCTGGCTCGGCCTGGCCCCGCGGCAGCACTCGACCGGCGGGAAGCAGAAGTTGGGCTCGATCTCGAAAATGGGTGAGCGCACGCTTCGGCACCTGCTGATCATCGGCAGCAGTGCGGTCGTCCTTCAAGCGAGCAAGCGAGGTGCGCCACAGGGTTCATGGCTCGAGCAGATGATGGCCAGGAAACCGCGCATGCTGGTGACGGTCGCGCTCGCCAACAAGACGGCGCGGATCATCTGGGCGCTGCTTGTCAGGCATGAGGATTACAAGGCTCCGGTCGCAGCGGCGGCGTAA
- a CDS encoding superoxide dismutase family protein — protein MRAYTVPLLLAFACPGANAFANPASVTAPLLDASGAEHGSVRIREKGGMLIGDVKATNLEPGLHGLHIHAAGRCSGDGFADAGGHWNPQGKQHGLDNPMGAHLGDLPQLNVGANGKGRARFMVMSTLDQLLDSDGSALVVHAKPDDGRTDPSGNSGPRLLCAALNSAR, from the coding sequence ATGCGCGCCTACACTGTTCCCCTGCTCCTGGCTTTCGCCTGCCCTGGCGCGAACGCCTTCGCCAACCCCGCTTCGGTCACCGCGCCGCTGCTTGATGCGTCCGGTGCAGAGCACGGAAGCGTCCGGATTCGCGAAAAGGGAGGCATGCTGATCGGCGACGTGAAGGCGACCAATCTGGAGCCCGGGTTGCATGGCCTGCATATTCACGCGGCAGGACGGTGCAGCGGAGACGGCTTTGCCGATGCCGGGGGACACTGGAATCCGCAGGGCAAGCAGCATGGTCTGGACAATCCGATGGGCGCGCATTTGGGCGATTTGCCGCAGCTCAATGTCGGCGCGAACGGAAAGGGCCGCGCGCGGTTCATGGTCATGAGCACCTTGGACCAGTTGCTCGATAGTGACGGGTCTGCCCTTGTTGTTCATGCAAAACCGGATGACGGCCGAACCGATCCCAGCGGCAACAGTGGACCGCGCCTTTTGTGTGCGGCATTGAATTCTGCCAGATGA
- a CDS encoding TonB-dependent receptor domain-containing protein codes for MRSTKIWLISWAFGASRKAALCGSAIALSAVMNPPAAAAEAQHSIVIASGPLDAALLSLAAQTGVSIGYPGALPQLRVQAFRGRMTLTQALRRLLRDTNLAAEQTGPLAWRISARRPERQRDTKGGSGGKASQVPPVADGPPAEIIVTATKRADNYQTAALSAQIVTGLDLLPSGAAPGTSAVAALSDAMITSNIGPGRNRSFLRGVGDSPFNGSTQATVAVELGEGRITFNAPDPDLRLVDVERIELLKGPQGPLHGTGALGGVYRIVPASPRTDVFQGEAALAFEGLSGGGTGVTGSAMANLPLKQDRLALRVVGYASREPGWIDTDAPSGSNSNASRTRGARLAVHWSLAPDWSAELSGLVQLLHVADSQYANGSGSVYHRVGAIAEPHDNDIHNGQLTIRGDIAGAKLVSVTSWTVHEVDSTLDASEAAPLFGVSGPLRFEDDRTYHVFNQEVRLSGGDRLRWLAGVSYLSATTRLLAEVQPVTGAPSVVGDLNETNAELAAFADLSMSLGHGWRVDAGARLFRASSDDERRDGGAPRARNIRHTGTIPNFALSWQPNARQFFFLHYASAFRPAGLTPFGPTAQAEFESDELKSFEAGTRLRSADGHMSLNATAYFANWNHIQSDYLLPNGLIGTRNSGTGRIYGIEAQAGWNSRHWHLEAGVDVQHARLESPEPGLAMPADNSLPVVPKAKAHFTWHRTLILGPGQLSLGGRLNWTGASRLSLDPALNRKIAPHSRLDLDASYELGAWTLDAAVSNSLGSHADTFGYGNPFSLALAPQRTPMRPRGIRIGIRKKFP; via the coding sequence GTGCGCTCGACAAAAATCTGGCTGATTTCATGGGCCTTCGGCGCGTCCAGGAAGGCGGCTCTGTGCGGATCAGCGATCGCCCTTAGCGCCGTCATGAACCCACCTGCTGCTGCAGCGGAAGCACAGCACAGCATCGTCATTGCCAGCGGACCGCTTGATGCAGCCTTGCTTTCTCTGGCAGCACAGACAGGCGTTTCGATCGGCTATCCCGGCGCATTGCCGCAGCTGAGGGTTCAGGCCTTCAGGGGCAGGATGACGCTTACTCAGGCCTTGCGGCGATTGCTGAGAGATACAAATCTGGCTGCCGAACAAACCGGGCCCCTGGCCTGGAGGATCAGCGCCCGGCGGCCCGAGCGGCAGCGTGACACAAAGGGCGGCTCGGGCGGCAAGGCATCGCAGGTCCCCCCGGTTGCAGATGGTCCGCCAGCAGAGATCATCGTGACGGCAACAAAACGCGCGGACAATTACCAGACGGCCGCTCTGTCGGCCCAGATCGTGACCGGGCTGGATCTGTTGCCGTCTGGGGCCGCTCCGGGCACGTCAGCCGTGGCGGCGCTCAGTGACGCCATGATAACGTCCAATATCGGCCCGGGCCGAAACAGGAGTTTCCTCAGAGGTGTGGGCGACAGCCCGTTCAACGGGTCGACACAGGCCACGGTTGCGGTCGAGCTTGGCGAAGGCCGGATCACCTTCAACGCGCCGGACCCCGATCTGCGGCTGGTTGATGTGGAGCGGATCGAGCTGCTCAAGGGGCCACAAGGTCCCCTGCATGGCACCGGCGCTCTCGGCGGAGTTTACCGGATTGTGCCTGCGTCACCGAGGACGGATGTGTTCCAGGGAGAGGCAGCGCTGGCATTCGAAGGACTGTCCGGAGGTGGCACCGGCGTGACAGGCAGCGCAATGGCAAACCTGCCCCTCAAGCAGGACAGGCTCGCATTGCGGGTAGTTGGTTATGCCTCAAGGGAGCCAGGCTGGATCGATACGGACGCGCCGTCCGGCAGCAACAGCAATGCAAGCCGAACGCGAGGCGCCCGTCTGGCGGTACACTGGTCTCTTGCGCCTGACTGGTCAGCCGAACTTTCAGGGCTGGTCCAGCTTCTCCATGTGGCGGATAGCCAATATGCCAATGGATCCGGGAGCGTCTATCACCGCGTTGGAGCGATTGCCGAACCGCACGACAATGACATTCACAACGGGCAGCTCACGATTCGGGGCGATATCGCCGGTGCGAAGCTGGTCTCCGTAACCAGCTGGACTGTGCATGAAGTCGATTCGACCCTCGACGCAAGCGAGGCAGCACCCCTCTTCGGGGTCAGCGGGCCGCTCCGGTTCGAGGATGATCGCACCTACCATGTCTTCAACCAGGAAGTCCGGCTATCGGGCGGCGATCGGCTCCGCTGGCTTGCCGGTGTTTCCTACCTGTCAGCGACGACCCGGCTGCTGGCAGAGGTTCAGCCGGTCACCGGCGCGCCCTCTGTTGTGGGTGACCTAAACGAGACCAATGCGGAGCTGGCCGCCTTTGCGGATCTGTCGATGTCGCTTGGCCATGGCTGGCGCGTTGATGCCGGTGCGCGCCTGTTTCGGGCATCCTCGGATGATGAGCGCCGGGACGGAGGCGCCCCGCGGGCCCGCAACATTCGCCATACAGGCACCATTCCAAATTTTGCCCTCAGCTGGCAACCCAATGCGCGGCAGTTCTTCTTCCTGCACTATGCGAGCGCCTTTCGTCCCGCCGGTCTGACGCCGTTCGGGCCAACGGCACAGGCCGAATTTGAATCGGACGAACTCAAGTCCTTTGAAGCAGGCACACGGCTGCGCAGTGCGGACGGGCATATGAGCCTGAACGCCACGGCCTATTTTGCAAACTGGAATCATATCCAGTCCGATTATCTCTTGCCCAACGGGCTTATTGGAACGCGCAATAGCGGAACCGGGAGAATCTATGGCATCGAAGCCCAGGCCGGCTGGAATTCGAGGCATTGGCATCTCGAAGCCGGCGTCGATGTCCAGCATGCGCGCCTGGAAAGCCCCGAACCCGGGCTTGCCATGCCGGCAGACAACAGCCTGCCTGTTGTTCCGAAAGCCAAGGCCCATTTCACTTGGCACCGCACCCTCATCCTTGGGCCGGGCCAGCTCAGTCTGGGTGGACGACTGAACTGGACCGGCGCTTCGCGGCTGAGCCTCGATCCAGCGCTCAACCGGAAGATCGCGCCGCATAGTCGGCTGGACCTGGATGCGAGCTATGAGCTTGGAGCCTGGACTCTCGATGCGGCTGTCAGCAACTCCCTTGGGTCGCATGCGGATACCTTTGGTTATGGCAATCCCTTTTCGCTGGCTCTTGCCCCGCAGCGGACACCCATGCGTCCGCGCGGGATCCGGATCGGCATCAGGAAAAAATTTCCGTGA